TGATATCTGCTTCCATGCGAATGATTCTGCGAAGTTCATCGTCAAACGTATCCCCTTCTTTTTTATCAAGGGTTGCGATGTGGCTCAATTCGCGGTGTTCCGGATCTGCCAAAGCAAAGATGGTGTACTGGTACGCGTCAACAGAACGCACGACTCCCACCGTTGTCGTTGTGGTACCGGAACTGGGGGCGCCGCTCACCAGGATCAAACCGTGACGGCCTTTACTGAGCTCACGAATCCGTTCTCTCATCTCTTCGGTGATACCAATGTCATCAGCACGATCTAATTGCTGATTTAAATTGATGGCTTTCACAGACAGTCGTTCTCCGCCTTGCGCGGGAGCCGTTGAAACACGTAACTGGTAGGGAACTTCTTCCAGTTCAGCCAGGACGCCTCCTGATTGAGGTCGTTTACGTTCCTGAATATTCAGCCCTGAAAGCAGCTTGATGACCTGAACGACTGCCATCCCCTGTTGCTTTGAAAGTTTGGGGCCGGGATTGGGAACGCCGTCGACATAAAAGACAATCTGGTACCGTTCCCCTTTCGGTTCAAACCGCATGAGTTCGGCCCGCAAGGCAAGTCCGTCAGTAATGATGTCCTTGGCAGGCATCAGGCCCGCTTTCACAAGTCGTGCGTTATCTTTCAGATTCGCTGGTTGCCCATTTAAAGCGCCTTGGAAGGAGACCGGCTCAATTTCTTCTTCGAATTCTTCCTCTTCTTCCCGGGATTTTCCAAAACCAAATATCACTAGCGATACCTCTTTCAAATGGGGAACGTGTCTGACTTGAAATTTCTATTCTGAACACTCTCAAACAAGGGCGACTAGTATTTTTCTACCTTCGCAAGTCAAAAAATCTGAGCCGCGAATCGATTATAGAAGACCATAATCTTTTAATGTTTTCTCCAACACCTTCATTGAGGCACTGTCAAGTTGTGTCATCGGGAGCCGGACTTCACCATTATCGCGTCCCAGTAATTGCATGGCTGCTTTGATGGGAATCGGGTTTGTCGCCAGCCCCAGTAGATTACGGCAGAGAGCAAATAACTTAAAGTGCCATTCACGGGCCTGCTTCAAATCGCCGGCGTTGAAGGCATTCAGCATGCTTTTTACATCGCCTGGTACGATATTTCCCACAACCGAAACGACGCCTTTTCCTCCTAACGCCATCAAGGGCAATGTCAGGCTGTCATCACCAGAAAGAACAGCCAGGTCACAGGCTGAGAGAATATGAGATGCCTGGTCCATCGATCCCGTGGATTCTTTGACCGCTACGATGTTCGGAATTTCAGCCAGCTGAATAATCGTTTCGGGCTCGATATTCTTGGCTGTGCGACCGGGAATATTGTAGATCACAATCGGAATCTCAACTGATTCCGCAATCGTTTTGTAGTGTTGATAGAAGCCTTCCTGAGTCGGCTTGTTATAGTAAGGGGCAACGTGCAGAGCACCATTGGCGCCTGCCTGTTGTGCATATTTGGTCAATTCGACGGCTTCGCGGGTGCTGTTTGAGCCTGTCCCTGCCATGACCTTAATCCGGCCGGCAGCATGTTTACAAACAATCGAAATCACCTGCTTGTGTTCATCGTGGGAGAGAGTCGGTGATTCGCCCGTTGTTCCCACCGGGCACAAGGTGTCGGTCCCTTGTTCAATATGGTAATCGACCAGTGCACACAGACCTGCTTCGTCGATTTCTCCATTCTTAAAGGGGGTGATCATTGCCACCGCCAGACCTGCAAACAGGTCACTTTGATTAGACATGCTTATTCTACCTCAAAACAAATTCGACTGGCCCATCCTGTTGGCCAGAGACATGATTACTTCACCAATTATTTGATTGATCTGATGTTCGACTAGGAACGCTGTTCCCAGTCAACATTTGATAAAGACGCCAGTGCCAGTTGCAGCGCATGGGTTCCGTCACGGCCATGTCCCTGGGCTTGAACCGCAAGATACAATTGATGGCCCAATGCCAGTCCAGGCAGACTCAGGTTCATTGCTTTGGCTTCTGCCAGTGCGATGCCCATGTCTTTGATAAAGTGTTCGACAAAGAACCCCGGATCAAAATTATTATCCATAATCCGTGGACCCAGATTCGAGAGCGACCAACTGCCTGCCGCACCACTGCCGACCGATTCTAACACGGTGGGCAGGTCGAGTCCTGCTTTATAGCCATACAGCAGGGCTTCGCAGACGCCAATCATGTTTGTCGCGATCAGAATCTGGTTGACCATTTTTGTGTGTTGACCAGAACCGGCTTCTCCCTGATACACAATGGTTTTCCCCATGGCATCCCAGCAGGGTTGCAGTGCGTCCACCACAGCTTGGTCTCCCCCAATCATGATGGACAGGGTGCCGTTCTTGGCTCCGACATCTCCACCGGAGACAGGGGCATCAACGCTATGAACCCCTTTGGCTTTCGCTGCTTCAGCCACTTCTACGGCCAGAGAAGGATCGCTGGTTGTCATGTCGACCAGGATTTTGTCAGCAGAGGCTCCCGCTAAGGCACCCTGCTCTCCTAACAGGACTTCTCTGACATCTGCAGGAAAACCAACAATCGAAAAAATGATGTCGGAGGCTTCTGCAACTGCTTTGGGAGAGTCGGCCCAGCTGGCACCTTTTTTGATGAGAGGTTCTGCTTTTGATTTGCTACGATTATAGACGGTTGCTGAAAAACCGGCGTCCATCAGGTGTCCGACCATGCTGGCCCCCATGACCCCTGTTCCAATCCAGCCGACTTTGGTTTTTCCTGGTTGAATTGCTGGTATCGCCATTTTGATCAATCCTTTTAGCTCTCAGTTTAAGTTCGTATTTTTATTTACAATGGCTACTGGAAATCGTAAAAAAATGATTGTCAGATCTCAAGTTAGCACAATAGTTCTCTTTGGCAGTATATCGAGCTCTGACTCAGAAGTCATACCACTGGTTCAATTTTTTTGACAACAAAATCCGCCGATTTGGCCTTTTGTTGGGGGAATCCGAGAGTGGTGATCAACGAAACTTGCGATTCACACGCCAAGAGAGGAAAATCGTAAAAAACAACACTGCCTCAGTCCCGTTCCCGTTCTCAGTTTCGGTTGACTAATTTTCAGATAAAGAAGCGAGTCCTGACATGAAATCAAAACTGGTCATCCTGATCTTTTCAGTCTGGTTGCTGACTGGTGCAAGCAGTCAAACTTCTGTTTATGCCCAGGGATGGGGGTATCCTTGCGGCCCGGATGGTGCGCCGCTGTTACAGATGTTAACGCCTCAGGGATTCATGGGCGCTGACTTCCGGGGTAGTTGCTTCCAGCACGATCGGTGTTATGAAATTCCTGGTATCAGCCGGCGTTATTGTGATTTACAATTCCGACAGGAATTGCATCGCCGTTGCGATCATTCCGCCTTTCCGCTTGGCTGCCGCATGGTATCAAACTTCATGTACCTGCAAGTCCGACTCTATGGCAGGCGGCCTTATCTGAATTCTCAATATCCCCAGCATCTGGCACCTGTCCCCGTGTATTCGCAGCCGGTGTATTATGGTTACTAAGGTTGTTCCTGAATAAGCTTCCAGTTCTTCGTTTCAACGAAACCACTTTTATGATGAAAATTTCGGCATGACTGAACCACTGGCGTATCTCAATGGCGCCTTGATTCCTTTTTCAGAAGCAAAGCTGTCAGTCACTGACCTGGGGATTGTGTACGGGGCTGCTGTGACGGAGATGGTTCGCACCTTTGCACATCGCCCGTTTATGCTGGATGAGCATCTGGACCGTCTCTACTCTGCGATGGATTATGTTTGCATCGAATCTCCTTTAGCAAAATCAGAGCTCAAGCAAATCTGTGAAGACTTGATTGAACAGAATGCCGCATTGCTACCACAGGAGAACGATCTGGGCTTGACGGTTTTCATCACGGCAGGCCAGAACTTGCCCTATCTGGGACTGGCCGAACTTGAAACCTGTCGTACGCCGACGGTTTGCGTGCATACGTTTCCTTTAGCCTTTGAGCTTTGGGATCAAAAATACACGGCCGGCCAGCATCTGGTGAGATCTGAAGTGCAGCAGCTCAATGCCAATATTTTTGACCCCCGGGTCAAATCTCGCAGCCGTATCCACCTGTATCGCGCCGACAAACTGGTTCGCAAGACAGAGCCAGAGGCCAGCGCACTGTTATTTGATGTTGCAGGATTTGTCGCGGAAACCACGATTGGCAACTTTTATCTCGTGAAAGACAATCTCATTGTGTCACCTCGCCCGGAGAAGATCCTGGGGGGGATCAGCCAGCAGATGGTGGTCCGATTAGTGAAACAACTGGGACTTCGCTATGTAGAGGCTGATATTTCGGCAAAAGAGATCCTCGAAGCCGATGAAGCATTGACGTCTTCGACCGGGTATTGTCTGATGCCTGTTACCCGTTTTGGAGAATCTCTCATTTCAGAAGGTGTTCCGGGACCTGTCTTTACACAGTTACTCTCGGAGTGGAGCGAAACCGTCGGAGTGGATATTGTAAAACAAGCAAAGCAGATCGGCGCAGCGCGACGAAACGCACTTTCTTAAGTTCAGGTTTCAAATTATTCTTATTGTTTTGATGACTTACCAGGAACCATAACCGTGTCACACTATCTGGAATTTTTCAAACAGTTTCGTACGACCTTTGAAACCACCGGTGCGATTGCTCCCAGTAGCCGCTTTCTGGCATCAGATATGGCGGGACCGATGAAGCAGCATCAAGGGCCTAAGAAAGTTCTGGAAATCGGACCGGGAACGGGCGCTGTGACACGACAGATTGTCAAACAGATTCAACCGGGAGACCAACTGGATCTGGTGGAGTTGAACGACAAGTTTGTTGAGATTCTGCATAAACGCTTTGATCGCGAACAGGGCTTTCGAGCGATCAAGGACCAGACGTCAATCCACAACTGCCCGTTGCAGGAATATGGTGCAGGCGAGGAATATGATTATATTGTTTCCGGCCTGCCTTTGAATAATTTTCCCACGGATCTGGTGGGGGAGATCTTTGAAGCCTATTTCCGCCTACTCAAGCCGGGTGGAGTCTTGTCGTATTTTGAATATATGTATGTGCGGCCTGTGCGAAAAGTGATCTCGCGGGGTGAAGAGAATCAGCGGATTCGGCAAATTGATGACATTATGAGCCATTACACCAGCCTGTATCGCATTCAAACTGACTGGGTCTGGTTCAATCTGCCACCTGCCTGGGTGCAACATCTGCAAAAAGAAAAAGGCAGTCCTGCTCTGGTAGAGCAGACTGCCTCTGGGGAGCTCAATTCTTAAAGCCGATTACTCCGACGTTTTATTTCTCTGTTTCTAATTTCAGTTTTGTTTTTTGAATGCCATTTTCGATACGAACGGGATTGATTCTACCTCGCCTTTGTCCCACGACCTCATCTAATTCGAGATAGCCATTCCGATTTCGATCTAGTCTGTCGAAGACGCGATCAATATGATTTAACTCGTATTTACTCAATTTTCCATCATTATCCAGGTCGACCGTTCGAAAGAAATTGGAACCGGGACGACGCCTGGTCGAATCACTCGGCTGGTTTTTTGCTTGATCACGCATTTGCGGACGTTTCATCTCGTTGTCTTTTTCACGGCTGGGGCGACGTTGATCAGGACGAAACGAAGTGAACTCGTTCTTGAATTCTTCCTTCGTCAGTTCATCATCCGCACCTTTTCCGGATTTGTCTAAAAGTTGTCGAACAAAAAGTTTTCCTCGTATCGGAGCCTCTTCCAGTGTGAGTTTGCCATCTTTATTAGTGTCCAGCCTTTCGAAAAACTGCTGTGCCTCTTCCGGCAATTCACGACGCTTTGGCGAACGGCCTGAAGAACGATCGGCACGACGTTCGGTGTCCTTTTGCATCTCCGGACGCTTCATCTCTTTGTCGTCTTTGCGGCCGGGACGACGGCGATCAGGACGAAAGGCGGCTAATCCTTTTTGAAATTCCTCTTTCGTCAGTTCTGCATCTTCGCCTTTTCCGGATTTCTCCAGGATGCTTTTCAGAATTCGTTTTCCGCGCTCGGGCGCTTCGTCCAGGGTAAGTTTGCCATCCTGATTGGTATCCAGCATATTGAAAAAACGCTGTGCCCCTTCCGACATCGCTCCCGGCTTGGAGGGGCGATTTCCGGGTGGTCTGTTTCCCCGAAACCGGTTTCCGAATTTCTCAAATTCGTCCAGTGAAATTTCGTCTTTGTTTAAGCGTTGAAACAAAGGTTCCATCCGCGCTCGTAATGGTTCGGGAAGTTCCTCTTTGGAAATTTTCTTGTCACCATTGCGGTCCAGACGACTCAGAAACATTTTATAGTCAAAATTCCGGGGCCCCCGATTACGATCGGGACCTTCACCTGCAGGAAATTTCTGATCTTCTTTTTTCAGACCTGCTTCGAATTCCGCCTTTGTCAGTTTTCCATCTTTGTTCTGATCGCCCATACGAATCAGGTGATCAAAAAAACGTTCTTTTTCCTCTGGGACTTCTTCAGCCGTGACTGTCCCATCTGAGTTTTTGTCAAGTTGCTGGAAGATATTCTGAGACGGGGACTCGTCTTTTTCCGGTGCTGCGGCGAGATGATTGACCGTAAAGCCAAGCAGAGTCAACAAAGTCAAACATTGGTAAGTGCGCTTCATGACAGTCCCTTTCATGGGATTGCTGAGATAGAAAAAGTTCCAGAGATTTCATGCCCGAACACGTTTCCAGCACGCATTCCAAAGGCCCCTGACCGAAGGTTTTGATCAGGAATACCCTTACTGAGGTTGGAATGGGACTCCTCTGCCCCTGCCCGGTCTAATACATTAAACACGATTCCAACCGATAAGTATTGGTCAATTTTCGTAAAAATCGGACTGATTTCAGTGACTTGTCGAATGCCCTGAATCTGCTTCTTTAAAGGGGACGCATTATTCCGCTGTTTTTTTCATCGTAACCCGGACAGAGAAAAAGCCATGGTCATCAGGAACGGTATAACCGGCGGTAATCGGGAGGTATTTGATCACGCCTTCAAGATCCTGAAACTGGGATAAGATGTCTTCATCAATGTCGACGGAATCTTTGTTTTTCTGGAAGAGTTGTGTGATTGCCAGAATCGACGTATCTAATCTTTGGTATGAAATGATCGAGGTCTTTGTGGGGAAAATCTGCGATATTTTTTTGTAATTGGGATCATCGACTAACGAGTCTGTCTGGCGATCATTCCGGATGATTTTTTCCAGCGCTTTCACATTGGTTGATGCAATCAGTGTATTATCGGTAATGCAAAAAGCGGCAGGGATCAGGCCTTCGGGATATTCATACAAGGTGGTCCCCTGAAACTCTCGCGTCGCTATTTTGGAATCATTCCATTCTAGTAATGCGTGCATGATCTTTTGGAATGCTTCCGGGTTTTTCAGGCCAACTGCGACCGTATATCTTCCTAAGAGTTGTTCAGCAATTTCTTCGCCCTGCTGGGTTGCGATAATCTGAATTCTGCCAGTCAGGTTATCCAAAATGTCCTTCTTAAGATGAATTTTGGGAGAATCCTCTTGCTTCGAATAGTCATCGATGGCTTGTGCGAGTGCACCGGGATTCACACGAAAACCGTCATGCAATGATTCAACAGCTTGATAGGCATCGTCAATCGCCCAGTTGAAAGAGTAATAACTGGAACATTGATTCGAAACCCACCAGGGAGGTTGTTGCGCGACTGCGGGGCAGCGAAATATTTCGATCAAGCCATAGCCAGGCAGTTTCACATAGGTAAAGGTCTTTGAGATAAATTCGTAGTCTCTGGTAAAAAAATAAGCTGAACCACCCACGGCTTTCAAATTTGAAATTCCCAGTGAGGGTAACACTCCCTGGGCCATGCCTGCCATTGGTTCGGATTTTTTATAAATATCCAATGTTGATTGAATGGTACCGACCGGGTTCAGGTACCAGTGGGTGGAGGCAGCCGCATCTTTCTGGGCACATTTATTGAAGATATATTGAAACTCTTTGTTATCAGCCAGAGAATCTCCTTTACGCCCCTCCCAGTTAGTTAAAATGGATTCCAGCAGCTTGTCATCATTTGAAATAACCAGCGTATTGTCTTTTAGAAAATACGCGACTTTTCTGGCGAAGGGACTGGAATCTGGTGTTTGTCTTGTCTCTTCAAAGGAATAAATTCTGAAGATGGTACCTCGAACGCTCTTAATGGAACGACTGGCACCGCCGTTGGTCATCTCATCGGCAGCAAGCCCTAATAGTTTTTTCAAAACCACACTGCTTTCGCCTGCTCCATACTCCATGAGTGCGACACTACCAATGTGGTCATCTGAAGTATTGAAGGCGGAAATGGAAACTTCTCCACTGGGAACATCCCAAATGGTAGCTAGAGAATATCCCGTTTTTTGTTCGATCTCCCGGGATGCTTTCTCATAGTTCGTTTTCAGTTTCTGGTTAAAATCTGCAAAGGCGGGCTCGTCCAGCATCTGTAAAACAGAACGTTTTTTCCATTGTTCCACCAGATTTTTAATATCCGGCATGGTGAGATAAAAATAAGAATCAGCAGGTATGCGGCGTGCCATCTGACCACTGGCTTGCACGGCGCTGTCTTGAATACCCGGCAGTAAGAAGATTTGTGTCAAACAAAAAACAGACAGCAAAAATGACTTTCGCATTGGTCGATTCTCTTTTTTCAACGATGGTTCAAAAGTGCGCTGGTGGTATTCATTCGAATATATCTGGATGCCTGAGTTATGACCAGAATTCCTGCTTTGGAAATTTCAACTTTTGAGCGATTCACTTTCTCTGAACTCAGGGAATCGGTCTTTGCAGTTTGAAGTGACATTTATCATTCAAATGGCAAACGCTGGGACTGGGACAAGTTCTAGTCTGGCCAAAAAAATAACCCGGTGAGAGGTCTCACCGGGTTATTAAGCTCAAGCATGAGATTTAAATATTTTAGTTTTCAGACTTTTTAATACCAAAAGTGGAAGTGAAGAACCCTTGATCGTCGGGAACAGTATATCCGCCTGAAATGGGCAAATACTTTTTAATCACTTCGAATGAAGGCAACTTGGATAAATCAAGCCCTTGCAGATCGACATTGTTGTCATTTTTTCTCATTAATTCATAGAGAGCATGAACCTGTGCGTCTGCATTCTGATAAGTAATGATAGACGTTTTCTCGGGGAAGTTTTCCGAAATCCGTTTGTAATTGTCGCTATTGACCAGCGAACCAACGCCACGGTCTTTGCGTAAGACGTTTTCGATTTGCTTGACATCATTGGCAATGAAGAGTTGGTCTTCTGCAATACAGAAGGCAGCATCCGTGGGGGAACTCAAGATGGCCCCCGGGAGTTCATAGAGCGTAATTCCCTGAAACTCTCGAGTCTGACCCGGGAAGTCATCTCTGGCAGTCAGCGATGCAATGACTTTCTGGAATGCGTCAGAATTTTTGAGTCCGAACGCCACGGTGAACTGGCCCGACATTTTAGTCAAGTCAACTTGTTCCCCTTCGGTCAATTCCGTAGCGACCTGAATGCGGCCGCTCATATTATCGACAATATCTTTTTTGATGTGAATTTTCGGCCCTTCGGGTTTCTCAGCCATTTGATCGATGATGGCTGCGAGTGCTCCGGGACGTCCTTGGAAACCGTCAAAGAGTGTCTCAATCGAATCATAAGCACCGCTGATGCTCCAGTTGATTGAGTAATAGGTTGAGACTTTGTCGGAAACCCAGATCGGCGGTTGTTGAGCGACTGCCGGGCACTTAAACATATCGATCACACCGGAAGTCGGCATTTCAACATAAGTAAACGATTTCGAAATCGAGTCGTAGTTTTTCGTTGCAAGATAAGTCGAGCCGCCAACTGCTTTGAGGTTGGTAATCCCTAATGCGGGAAGGAATCCCGATACCATACCAACTTGCGGATTGATACGGCTGGCAACACCTAAAATAGACTGTAGACCACCAATGGGATTCATGTACCACTGCATAACGGCCGGATTTGTTGCATCAGCACATTTATTCTGAATGTACTGATATTCTTTTTTGCTCGCTAAGGTATTCTGTCCCTGGCCATCCCAATTGGCTAAAACCGATTCCAGAATTTTGTCATCGTTTGAGGCAACAAAGGTTTTGTCCTTGAGGAAGTAAGCAAATTTCTTTGCCAGCGGAACTTTGACCGGTGCATTGTCTTCGTCTGATTCAAAGGAATACACGACGATTTTTGTTCCATCAACACTGCGGATTGAACGCTGAGCGCCTTCTTTATCAAAGCCGTCAGCGGCTTTCTCCAGGATCTTTTCCAGGATTTCACCGCTTTCGCCATATTCCATCAGACCCAGGCCGCCAAACTTTCCTTCCTCACTTTTGACGAACGCGAGCGCGACTTCGCCGTTGGGAATGCTGAGAACATTGCTGAGGCTCAAGTCTGTTTCTTCTTCGAACTTTTCGGAGAATTTTTCGGAGAGTTTGATCAGATCTTTCTTCAGATCAGCAAATGCGGGATCATAAGTCATCTGACCCATGGAACACCGGCTCCACTTATCACCCAATGTT
This genomic interval from Gimesia alba contains the following:
- a CDS encoding ATPase, T2SS/T4P/T4SS family; its protein translation is MIFGFGKSREEEEEFEEEIEPVSFQGALNGQPANLKDNARLVKAGLMPAKDIITDGLALRAELMRFEPKGERYQIVFYVDGVPNPGPKLSKQQGMAVVQVIKLLSGLNIQERKRPQSGGVLAELEEVPYQLRVSTAPAQGGERLSVKAINLNQQLDRADDIGITEEMRERIRELSKGRHGLILVSGAPSSGTTTTTVGVVRSVDAYQYTIFALADPEHRELSHIATLDKKEGDTFDDELRRIIRMEADIIYLNPITDESYVGSILNVKDEITMIAEISAKDAIAGLLKFCKLAGSVEKGVDALRCVVGHKLIRTLCNDCKEAFRPNPKLIAKMGLPKTTKMLYRPPRQTVDEDGNEIEPCEKCDGLGYYGRTLMLELYEMTDEMKKLIISDPDPGKIKAFAKKAGMPSFQKDGIRLVAEGKVSLDELQRAFKS
- the dapA gene encoding 4-hydroxy-tetrahydrodipicolinate synthase; the protein is MSNQSDLFAGLAVAMITPFKNGEIDEAGLCALVDYHIEQGTDTLCPVGTTGESPTLSHDEHKQVISIVCKHAAGRIKVMAGTGSNSTREAVELTKYAQQAGANGALHVAPYYNKPTQEGFYQHYKTIAESVEIPIVIYNIPGRTAKNIEPETIIQLAEIPNIVAVKESTGSMDQASHILSACDLAVLSGDDSLTLPLMALGGKGVVSVVGNIVPGDVKSMLNAFNAGDLKQAREWHFKLFALCRNLLGLATNPIPIKAAMQLLGRDNGEVRLPMTQLDSASMKVLEKTLKDYGLL
- a CDS encoding NAD(P)-dependent oxidoreductase — protein: MAIPAIQPGKTKVGWIGTGVMGASMVGHLMDAGFSATVYNRSKSKAEPLIKKGASWADSPKAVAEASDIIFSIVGFPADVREVLLGEQGALAGASADKILVDMTTSDPSLAVEVAEAAKAKGVHSVDAPVSGGDVGAKNGTLSIMIGGDQAVVDALQPCWDAMGKTIVYQGEAGSGQHTKMVNQILIATNMIGVCEALLYGYKAGLDLPTVLESVGSGAAGSWSLSNLGPRIMDNNFDPGFFVEHFIKDMGIALAEAKAMNLSLPGLALGHQLYLAVQAQGHGRDGTHALQLALASLSNVDWEQRS
- a CDS encoding aminotransferase class IV; protein product: MTEPLAYLNGALIPFSEAKLSVTDLGIVYGAAVTEMVRTFAHRPFMLDEHLDRLYSAMDYVCIESPLAKSELKQICEDLIEQNAALLPQENDLGLTVFITAGQNLPYLGLAELETCRTPTVCVHTFPLAFELWDQKYTAGQHLVRSEVQQLNANIFDPRVKSRSRIHLYRADKLVRKTEPEASALLFDVAGFVAETTIGNFYLVKDNLIVSPRPEKILGGISQQMVVRLVKQLGLRYVEADISAKEILEADEALTSSTGYCLMPVTRFGESLISEGVPGPVFTQLLSEWSETVGVDIVKQAKQIGAARRNALS
- a CDS encoding class I SAM-dependent methyltransferase — translated: MSHYLEFFKQFRTTFETTGAIAPSSRFLASDMAGPMKQHQGPKKVLEIGPGTGAVTRQIVKQIQPGDQLDLVELNDKFVEILHKRFDREQGFRAIKDQTSIHNCPLQEYGAGEEYDYIVSGLPLNNFPTDLVGEIFEAYFRLLKPGGVLSYFEYMYVRPVRKVISRGEENQRIRQIDDIMSHYTSLYRIQTDWVWFNLPPAWVQHLQKEKGSPALVEQTASGELNS
- a CDS encoding EF-hand domain-containing protein produces the protein MKRTYQCLTLLTLLGFTVNHLAAAPEKDESPSQNIFQQLDKNSDGTVTAEEVPEEKERFFDHLIRMGDQNKDGKLTKAEFEAGLKKEDQKFPAGEGPDRNRGPRNFDYKMFLSRLDRNGDKKISKEELPEPLRARMEPLFQRLNKDEISLDEFEKFGNRFRGNRPPGNRPSKPGAMSEGAQRFFNMLDTNQDGKLTLDEAPERGKRILKSILEKSGKGEDAELTKEEFQKGLAAFRPDRRRPGRKDDKEMKRPEMQKDTERRADRSSGRSPKRRELPEEAQQFFERLDTNKDGKLTLEEAPIRGKLFVRQLLDKSGKGADDELTKEEFKNEFTSFRPDQRRPSREKDNEMKRPQMRDQAKNQPSDSTRRRPGSNFFRTVDLDNDGKLSKYELNHIDRVFDRLDRNRNGYLELDEVVGQRRGRINPVRIENGIQKTKLKLETEK
- a CDS encoding DUF3352 domain-containing protein — protein: MRKSFLLSVFCLTQIFLLPGIQDSAVQASGQMARRIPADSYFYLTMPDIKNLVEQWKKRSVLQMLDEPAFADFNQKLKTNYEKASREIEQKTGYSLATIWDVPSGEVSISAFNTSDDHIGSVALMEYGAGESSVVLKKLLGLAADEMTNGGASRSIKSVRGTIFRIYSFEETRQTPDSSPFARKVAYFLKDNTLVISNDDKLLESILTNWEGRKGDSLADNKEFQYIFNKCAQKDAAASTHWYLNPVGTIQSTLDIYKKSEPMAGMAQGVLPSLGISNLKAVGGSAYFFTRDYEFISKTFTYVKLPGYGLIEIFRCPAVAQQPPWWVSNQCSSYYSFNWAIDDAYQAVESLHDGFRVNPGALAQAIDDYSKQEDSPKIHLKKDILDNLTGRIQIIATQQGEEIAEQLLGRYTVAVGLKNPEAFQKIMHALLEWNDSKIATREFQGTTLYEYPEGLIPAAFCITDNTLIASTNVKALEKIIRNDRQTDSLVDDPNYKKISQIFPTKTSIISYQRLDTSILAITQLFQKNKDSVDIDEDILSQFQDLEGVIKYLPITAGYTVPDDHGFFSVRVTMKKTAE